The proteins below come from a single Papaver somniferum cultivar HN1 chromosome 11, ASM357369v1, whole genome shotgun sequence genomic window:
- the LOC113322770 gene encoding methyltetrahydroprotoberberine 14-monooxygenase, whose amino-acid sequence MDLLLQYLQPISVALVVIALVWNYGRRNPTKKLAPEASGGRPIMGHLHLFNDGELTHRKLGAMADTYGPVFNIRFGSHKTLVVSDWEIVKECFTTNDKLFSNRPGTLGIKLMFYDADSVGYAPYGAYWRDLRKISTLKLLSNHRIDTIKHLRSSEVESCFESLYSQWGNGEKSGEFAPVRMDSWLGDLTFNVVARIVAGKKNFSANGDVGAQRYKAAMDEAMRLMRFFAFSDVIPSLSWLDNLRGLVRDMKKCASEIDSIMATWVEEHRVKRNSGGDSQLEHDFIDVCLDIMEHSSLPGDDPDLVVKSTCLDMILGGSDTTTVTLTWAMSLLLNHPQVLQKAKEELETQVGKNRQVDDSDIPNLPFIQAIIKETMRLYPAGPLIERRTMEDCEVAGYQVPAGTRLLVNVWKMQRDGNVYKGDPLEFRPDRFLTSNADVDLKGQHYELIPFGAGRRICPGVSFAVQLMHLVLARLLHEFEITTVEPETKVDMAESGGLLCYKIMPLEVLIKPRLEI is encoded by the exons ATGGATCTACTTCTCCAGTACTTGCAACCGATTTCCGTTGCACTTGTTGTGATTGCACTGGTTTGGAACTATGGAAGAAGAAACCCCACCAAAAAACTAGCACCTGAAGCCTCAGGAGGGAGACCTATAATGGGTCACTTGCATCTTTTCAACGACGGTGAGTTAACTCATCGGAAACTCGGTGCAATGGCGGATACTTATGGTCCTGTTTTCAATATCCGATTCGGTTCGCATAAAACACTAGTTGTTAGTGATTGGGAAATTGTTAAAGAATGTTTTACGACGAATGACAAGCTCTTCTCGAATCGGCCGGGTACGTTAGGTATTAAACTCATGTTTTACGACGCCGATTCCGTTGGTTATGCGCCGTATGGTGCTTACTGGAGAGATTTACGAAAGATTTCTACCTTAAAACTTCTCTCGAATCATCGTATCGATACGATAAAACATCTGAGGAGTTCTGAAGTTGAGTCGTGTTTCGAGTCGCTTTATAGTCAGTGGGGAAACGGGGAAAAGAGTGGCGAATTCGCTCCGGTGAGAATGGATAGTTGGTTAGGCGATTTGACGTTTAATGTTGTTGCCAGAATTGTTGCGGGTAAGAAGAATTTCTCGGCCAACGGTGACGTTGGGGCTCAGAGATATAAAGcagcaatggatgaagctatgaGATTAATGAGATTTTTCGCATTTTCGGATGTAATTCCCTCGCTAAGCTGGTTAGACAATCTAAGAGGTTTGGTGCGAGATATGAAAAAATGTGCATCTGAAATTGATTCAATTATGGCTACTTGGGTTGAAGAACATCGCGTGAAAAGAAATTCAGGAGGTGATTCTCAACTCGAACATGATTTTATTGATGTTTGCTTGGATATTATGGAGCATTCTTCGTTACCCGGCGATGATCCTGACCTCGTCGTCAAATCTACGTGTCTG GACATGATATTGGGTGGGAGTGACACGACGACAGTTACCCTAACATGGGCTATGTCTTTACTCTTGAACCATCCCCAAGTACTGCAAAAAGCAAAAGAAGAACTAGAGACACAAGTAGGAAAGAACCGGCAAGTCGACGACTCGGACATCCCGAATCTCCCATTCATCCAAGCGATCATCAAAGAGACGATGAGGCTGTACCCGGCTGGACCATTGATCGAGCGGAGGACGATGGAGGACTGCGAAGTAGCCGGGTACCAAGTTCCAGCCGGCACGCGCTTATTGGTTAACGTCTGGAAGATGCAAAGAGATGGGAACGTATACAAAGGCGATCCGTTGGAGTTTAGACCCGACAGGTTTTTAACTAGCAATGCGGATGTGGATCTAAAGGGTCAGCATTATGAATTGATACCATTTGGAGCTGGTAGAAGGATATGCCCGGGAGTATCGTTTGCGGTTCAATTGATGCATTTGGTTCTTGCCCGATTACTTCATGAATTCGAAATCACGACTGTGGAGCCAGAAACCAAGGTGGATATGGCTGAAAGTGGTGGTTTGCTTTGTTATAAGATAATGCCATTGGAAGTACTGATCAAACCTCGACTCGAGATATGA